Proteins from one Loktanella sp. M215 genomic window:
- the addA gene encoding double-strand break repair helicase AddA — MIRNDATRNQVAAADPTLSTWLSANAGSGKTRVLTDRVARLLLEGVSPQNVLCLTYTKAAAAEMQNRLFKRLGAWAMQDDGSLRQELAELGVEGVIAPEKLSAARRLFARAIETPGGLKIQTIHSFCAGILRRFPLEAGVSPNFREIEDRSAALMRAEVLDRIAAGSQSALLADVLRYFGGGELDKLVREVAGRANDFARPVDVAALREALDIAPGRTMDALLSEVFDADTTEIIRDLILACRTGGVNDNKAADKLAGVNLTAPGAGDLAILESVFLFGETAKDPFGPKFDSFPTKGVRTAHPDLTDALAGLMETVAALRGDRLALMAFDRSVALHRFAHVFVRDYDAQKTALGVLDFDDLIGKARQLLTDKAVAAWVLFRLDGGIDHLLVDEAQDTSPAQWAVVQHLTREFVSGEGARDARRTVFVVGDKKQSIYSFQGADPAEFDRMRDYFDNALRQIDDPLQTRTLAHSFRSSLAVLRVVDNTFVRERAEGLGDVSQHIAFNADMPGRVDLWPVISPEKATDDPDDDWLKPVDEVSADHHLVQMADRVARQIRRMIHEDTLPVKAGDSYDRRPVQAGDVLILVQSRQNLLFPELIRACKQAGLPIAGADVLRVGGELAVKDIAALLRFLALPEDDLSLAAALRSPLFGWSEQQLFTLAHRRPAKSYLWEALRKQVDAKATTDILYDMLDQADFLRPYDLIARLLVRHGGRQALVARLGAEAEDGIDALLAQALAYESDNTPSLTGFLTWMETDDLTVKRQIDAQGDQIRVMTVHGAKGLESPIVILPDTAERKNEVKSQVLTGNAPLWKTLKAEMPPAMVARHDAIAAAQSRERLRLLYVAMTRAESWLIVGAAGETGKSGTAWHDLVAEGISQSGGAEAMAGDLAVQRVEHGNWHGGTVQTPPVRAGVMAPAETLDALPEAVRAVTLQPSNLGGDKTIAGEGEGEDGDAASLLRGSLIHLLLEHLPALPAPDRRGVGARLIAATPEADTVPTDDLIDAALALIEAPHLATLYAPDTLAEVGITADLPGLGRMHGTIDRLIVAPDTVTAVDFKTNRNTPDVAEDVPDGLLRQMGAYAAALGQIYPDRQIRTAILWTRPAVLMDLPAALTTAALARSVLDVPGARS; from the coding sequence ATGATCCGCAACGACGCCACCCGCAATCAGGTCGCCGCCGCCGATCCGACCCTGTCGACATGGCTGTCCGCCAACGCGGGGTCCGGCAAGACCCGCGTGCTGACCGACCGCGTGGCGCGCCTGCTGCTGGAAGGCGTGTCGCCGCAGAACGTGCTGTGCCTGACCTACACCAAGGCCGCCGCCGCCGAGATGCAGAACCGCCTGTTCAAGCGGCTGGGCGCCTGGGCGATGCAGGACGACGGGTCGCTGCGTCAGGAGTTGGCCGAACTGGGCGTGGAGGGCGTCATCGCCCCCGAAAAGCTGTCCGCCGCACGCCGCCTGTTCGCCCGCGCGATCGAGACGCCGGGTGGGCTGAAAATCCAGACGATCCATTCGTTCTGCGCCGGTATCCTGCGGCGCTTCCCGCTGGAGGCCGGGGTCAGCCCCAATTTCCGCGAGATCGAGGACCGGTCGGCCGCGCTGATGCGCGCCGAGGTGCTGGACCGGATCGCCGCCGGGTCACAATCGGCGCTGCTGGCCGACGTGTTGCGTTACTTCGGTGGCGGAGAGTTGGACAAGCTGGTGCGCGAAGTGGCCGGGCGCGCCAATGACTTTGCCCGGCCTGTCGATGTGGCGGCGCTACGCGAGGCGCTCGATATTGCACCGGGGCGCACGATGGACGCGCTTTTGTCAGAGGTTTTCGATGCCGACACGACCGAGATCATCCGTGACCTGATCTTGGCCTGCCGGACCGGCGGCGTGAACGACAACAAGGCGGCGGACAAGCTGGCGGGCGTGAATCTGACTGCCCCCGGCGCTGGCGATCTGGCCATTCTGGAGAGTGTCTTTCTGTTCGGTGAGACGGCCAAGGATCCCTTCGGGCCGAAATTTGACAGTTTCCCCACGAAGGGCGTCCGCACCGCCCACCCCGACCTGACCGATGCGCTGGCAGGTCTGATGGAAACGGTCGCAGCCCTGCGCGGCGATCGTCTGGCGTTGATGGCCTTCGATCGCAGCGTGGCACTGCACCGCTTTGCCCATGTCTTCGTGCGCGATTACGACGCGCAGAAGACGGCGCTGGGCGTGCTGGATTTCGACGACCTGATCGGCAAGGCCCGGCAGTTGCTGACGGACAAGGCGGTGGCGGCCTGGGTGCTGTTCCGCCTGGATGGGGGCATCGACCATCTGCTGGTGGACGAAGCGCAGGATACCTCGCCCGCGCAATGGGCCGTCGTGCAGCACCTGACCCGCGAGTTCGTCAGCGGCGAAGGCGCGCGGGATGCGCGGCGCACGGTTTTCGTCGTCGGTGACAAGAAGCAGTCGATCTATTCGTTCCAGGGCGCCGATCCGGCAGAGTTCGACCGGATGCGCGATTATTTCGATAACGCCCTGCGCCAGATCGACGATCCGCTGCAGACCCGGACGCTGGCGCATTCGTTCCGCTCTTCGCTGGCGGTGCTGCGGGTCGTGGACAATACCTTTGTGCGGGAACGGGCCGAGGGGCTGGGCGACGTGTCGCAGCACATCGCCTTCAACGCCGATATGCCGGGGCGGGTCGATCTGTGGCCGGTCATCAGCCCCGAGAAAGCCACCGACGATCCTGACGACGACTGGCTGAAGCCGGTGGACGAGGTCAGTGCGGACCATCATCTGGTGCAGATGGCGGACCGGGTGGCGCGCCAGATCAGGCGGATGATCCACGAGGACACGCTGCCGGTGAAGGCAGGCGACAGCTATGACCGCCGTCCGGTGCAAGCGGGCGACGTGCTGATCCTTGTGCAAAGCCGTCAGAACCTGCTGTTTCCAGAGCTGATCCGCGCCTGCAAGCAGGCCGGTTTGCCCATCGCGGGGGCAGATGTGCTGCGCGTCGGCGGAGAGTTGGCGGTCAAGGACATCGCGGCCCTGCTGCGCTTTCTGGCGCTACCGGAGGATGACCTGTCGCTCGCTGCGGCCCTGCGCTCGCCCCTGTTCGGCTGGTCGGAACAGCAGCTTTTCACCTTGGCGCATCGCCGCCCCGCAAAAAGCTATCTGTGGGAGGCTTTGCGCAAACAGGTCGATGCGAAGGCCACGACCGACATCCTGTACGACATGCTGGATCAGGCGGATTTTCTGCGCCCCTACGATCTGATCGCGCGGCTGCTGGTGCGACACGGCGGGCGGCAGGCCCTTGTGGCGCGGCTGGGGGCAGAGGCGGAAGACGGGATCGACGCGCTGCTGGCGCAGGCGCTGGCCTACGAATCCGACAATACGCCCAGCCTGACCGGGTTCCTGACGTGGATGGAGACGGACGATCTGACCGTGAAACGGCAGATCGACGCGCAGGGCGACCAGATCCGCGTGATGACCGTCCACGGCGCCAAGGGGCTGGAGTCGCCCATCGTCATCCTGCCCGACACCGCCGAGCGCAAGAACGAGGTCAAATCACAGGTCCTGACGGGGAATGCGCCCCTGTGGAAGACCCTCAAGGCCGAGATGCCGCCGGCCATGGTGGCGCGCCATGACGCCATCGCGGCGGCGCAATCCCGAGAGCGGCTGCGGCTGCTTTACGTCGCGATGACGCGGGCGGAAAGCTGGCTGATCGTCGGCGCTGCGGGCGAGACGGGGAAGTCCGGCACCGCCTGGCACGATCTGGTGGCAGAGGGGATCAGCCAGTCCGGCGGCGCCGAGGCCATGGCCGGCGATCTGGCGGTGCAGCGGGTGGAACACGGTAACTGGCACGGTGGGACGGTACAGACGCCGCCAGTGCGCGCAGGCGTCATGGCGCCGGCCGAGACTCTGGATGCGCTGCCGGAGGCGGTGCGCGCGGTCACGCTGCAACCGTCCAACCTTGGCGGCGACAAGACCATCGCCGGCGAGGGCGAGGGCGAGGACGGCGACGCGGCCTCCTTGCTGCGCGGCAGCCTGATCCACCTGCTGCTGGAACATCTGCCCGCCCTGCCCGCCCCGGACCGGCGCGGCGTTGGTGCGCGTCTGATCGCGGCCACGCCAGAGGCTGACACCGTGCCCACCGACGATCTGATCGACGCGGCGCTGGCGCTGATCGAAGCGCCGCATCTGGCGACGCTTTATGCGCCGGATACACTGGCAGAGGTCGGGATCACCGCGGATCTGCCCGGTCTGGGACGGATGCATGGCACCATCGACCGGCTGATCGTGGCGCCTGACACCGTGACGGCGGTGGATTTCAAGACCAACCGCAACACGCCCGATGTCGCAGAGGATGTGCCCGACGGGCTGTTGCGCCAGATGGGCGCCTATGCGGCGGCGCTGGGGCAGATCTATCCGGACCGGCAGATCAGGACGGCCATCCTGTGGACGCGCCCGGCGGTCCTGATGGACCTGCCCGCAGCCCTGACGACGGCCGCGCTGGCGCGGAGCGTCCTTGACGTTCCCGGGGCGCGTTCATAG
- the trxA gene encoding thioredoxin, producing MATVAVTDATFDAEVRQSDIPVVVDFWAEWCGPCKQIGPALEEISEELKGKVKIVKVNVDDNPNAPAQMGVRGIPALFVFKNGEVVSNKAGAAPKASIKGWIEGAI from the coding sequence ATGGCTACCGTTGCCGTCACCGATGCCACCTTTGACGCAGAAGTGCGCCAGTCCGACATTCCCGTCGTCGTCGACTTCTGGGCCGAATGGTGCGGCCCCTGCAAGCAGATCGGCCCGGCGTTGGAAGAAATTTCGGAAGAGCTGAAGGGCAAGGTCAAGATCGTCAAGGTCAACGTCGACGACAACCCCAATGCCCCGGCCCAAATGGGCGTGCGCGGCATTCCGGCGCTGTTCGTGTTCAAGAACGGCGAAGTCGTGTCGAACAAGGCCGGCGCTGCACCGAAAGCGTCGATCAAGGGCTGGATCGAAGGCGCGATCTGA
- the hslV gene encoding ATP-dependent protease subunit HslV, with the protein MSREDFPGWHGTTIIGVRKGGHVVIAGDGQVSLGQTVIKGTARKVRRLAVKGTDVVCGFAGSTADAFALLERLEKKLEATPGQLQRACVELAKDWRTDKYLQKLEAMLIVSDGSDLYVITGAGDVLEPEHDVTAIGSGGNYALAAARALMDTDLDAEQIARKAMAIASDICVYTNGNLTVETITA; encoded by the coding sequence ATGAGCCGCGAAGATTTCCCCGGCTGGCACGGGACCACGATCATCGGTGTGCGCAAGGGCGGCCATGTCGTCATTGCGGGCGACGGACAGGTCAGCCTTGGGCAGACCGTCATCAAGGGCACCGCCCGCAAGGTGCGGCGTCTGGCCGTGAAGGGGACCGACGTCGTCTGCGGTTTCGCCGGATCGACCGCCGACGCCTTTGCCCTGCTGGAGCGGCTGGAGAAGAAGCTGGAGGCGACGCCCGGCCAGTTGCAGCGCGCCTGCGTGGAACTCGCCAAGGACTGGCGCACCGACAAGTACCTGCAAAAGCTGGAGGCGATGCTGATCGTGAGCGATGGCAGCGACCTTTATGTCATCACCGGTGCCGGCGACGTGCTGGAACCGGAACATGATGTGACGGCCATCGGATCGGGCGGCAACTATGCCCTCGCGGCTGCGCGGGCCCTGATGGACACGGACCTTGATGCCGAACAGATCGCCCGCAAGGCGATGGCGATCGCGTCCGACATCTGCGTCTATACCAACGGCAACCTGACCGTGGAAACGATCACCGCATGA